One region of Quercus lobata isolate SW786 chromosome 2, ValleyOak3.0 Primary Assembly, whole genome shotgun sequence genomic DNA includes:
- the LOC115975799 gene encoding caffeoylshikimate esterase isoform X2, which translates to MALNPGKFYTHRTFDELRSRRRRRRRREVMAPVVKLAGVNEELQKILEANMDQVPARMRAREAFKGIQLRIDHILFKIPSDGVKMKESYEVNTRGLKIFSKSWLPATSHPKAMVYYCHGYGDTCTFFCEGIARKLVSSGYGVFAMDYPGFGLSEGLHCYIPSFDMLVDDVIEQYSKIKESPEFCTIPSFLFGQSLGGAVALKMHLKQPNEWDGAVLVAPMCKIADNMVPPWLLKQILIGVANFLPTIKLVPQKDLAEAAFRDVKYRELTAYNIIAYKDKPRLRTAVEMLKTTQEIEHRLEDVSLPLLILHGEADIVTDPSVSKALYEKARSSDKKLNLYKDACHSLLEGEPDEMIIQVFNDIISWLDEHCIKNTSQ; encoded by the exons ATGGCTTTGAACCCCGGAAAGTTCTACACTCACCGCACATTTGACG AATTgaggagtagaagaagaagaagaagaaggagagaggTGATGGCGCCAGTGGTGAAGTTGGCTGGGGTTAATGAAGAGTTGCAGAAGATTTTGGAAGCTAACATGGACCAAGTACCAGCCAGAATGCGCGCTCGTGAGGCCTTCAAGGGTATTCAGCTTCGGATTGATCACATCTTGTTCaag ATACCATCTGATGGAGTAAAAATGAAGGAG TCATATGAAGTGAACACTAGAggattgaaaattttctcaaaaagttGGCTTCCAGCCACCTCTCACCCCAAAGCAATGGTGTACTATTGTCATGGTTATGGAGATACCTGCACATTTTTCTGTGAAG GAATTGCAAGAAAATTGGTATCATCTGGATATGGAGTTTTTGCAATGGATTACCCAGGATTCGGTCTTTCAGAAGGTCTCCACTGCTATATCCCCAGCTTTGACATGCTTGTTGATGATGTAATTGAGCAATACTCCAAAATCAAAG AGAGCCCTGAATTCTGTACTATCCCAAGCTTCCTCTTTGGTCAGTCTTTGGGTGGAGCTGTAGCTTTGAAAATGCACCTAAAACAACCTAATGAATGGGATGGTGCTGTTCTTGTTGCGCCTATGTGCAAA ATTGCAGATAACATGGTACCCCCATGGTTACTCAAGCAAATCCTGATTGGTGTGGCTAATTTTCTTCCCACAATTAAGTTAGTTCCACAAAAGGATTTGGCTGAAGCAGCATTTAGAGACGTGAAATATAGAGAGCTG ACAGCTTATAACATTATTGCTTACAAGGATAAACCTCGCTTGCGTACTGCAGTGGAGATGCTCAAAACCACTCAAGAGATAGAACATCGATTGGAAGAT GTCTCTTTGCCGTTATTGATCTTGCATGGAGAGGCAGATATTGTAACTGATCCGTCTGTGAGCAAGGCCTTGTACGAGAAAGCAAGAAGTTCAGACAAGAAGCTTAACCTTTATAAGGATGCCTGCCATTCTCTTCTTGAGGGTGAGCCAGATGAAATGATAATTCAAGTTTTTAATGATATAATTTCTTGGCTTGATGAGCACTGTATAAAAAATACTTCCCAGTGA
- the LOC115975799 gene encoding caffeoylshikimate esterase isoform X1 — protein MFSKTVAFSIIIVVIGLCFKKVGFVELRSRRRRRRRREVMAPVVKLAGVNEELQKILEANMDQVPARMRAREAFKGIQLRIDHILFKIPSDGVKMKESYEVNTRGLKIFSKSWLPATSHPKAMVYYCHGYGDTCTFFCEGIARKLVSSGYGVFAMDYPGFGLSEGLHCYIPSFDMLVDDVIEQYSKIKESPEFCTIPSFLFGQSLGGAVALKMHLKQPNEWDGAVLVAPMCKIADNMVPPWLLKQILIGVANFLPTIKLVPQKDLAEAAFRDVKYRELTAYNIIAYKDKPRLRTAVEMLKTTQEIEHRLEDVSLPLLILHGEADIVTDPSVSKALYEKARSSDKKLNLYKDACHSLLEGEPDEMIIQVFNDIISWLDEHCIKNTSQ, from the exons atgttttcaaaaactgttgcattttctattattattgttgttattggtTTGTGTTTTAAGAAAGTGGGTTTTGTAGAATTgaggagtagaagaagaagaagaagaaggagagaggTGATGGCGCCAGTGGTGAAGTTGGCTGGGGTTAATGAAGAGTTGCAGAAGATTTTGGAAGCTAACATGGACCAAGTACCAGCCAGAATGCGCGCTCGTGAGGCCTTCAAGGGTATTCAGCTTCGGATTGATCACATCTTGTTCaag ATACCATCTGATGGAGTAAAAATGAAGGAG TCATATGAAGTGAACACTAGAggattgaaaattttctcaaaaagttGGCTTCCAGCCACCTCTCACCCCAAAGCAATGGTGTACTATTGTCATGGTTATGGAGATACCTGCACATTTTTCTGTGAAG GAATTGCAAGAAAATTGGTATCATCTGGATATGGAGTTTTTGCAATGGATTACCCAGGATTCGGTCTTTCAGAAGGTCTCCACTGCTATATCCCCAGCTTTGACATGCTTGTTGATGATGTAATTGAGCAATACTCCAAAATCAAAG AGAGCCCTGAATTCTGTACTATCCCAAGCTTCCTCTTTGGTCAGTCTTTGGGTGGAGCTGTAGCTTTGAAAATGCACCTAAAACAACCTAATGAATGGGATGGTGCTGTTCTTGTTGCGCCTATGTGCAAA ATTGCAGATAACATGGTACCCCCATGGTTACTCAAGCAAATCCTGATTGGTGTGGCTAATTTTCTTCCCACAATTAAGTTAGTTCCACAAAAGGATTTGGCTGAAGCAGCATTTAGAGACGTGAAATATAGAGAGCTG ACAGCTTATAACATTATTGCTTACAAGGATAAACCTCGCTTGCGTACTGCAGTGGAGATGCTCAAAACCACTCAAGAGATAGAACATCGATTGGAAGAT GTCTCTTTGCCGTTATTGATCTTGCATGGAGAGGCAGATATTGTAACTGATCCGTCTGTGAGCAAGGCCTTGTACGAGAAAGCAAGAAGTTCAGACAAGAAGCTTAACCTTTATAAGGATGCCTGCCATTCTCTTCTTGAGGGTGAGCCAGATGAAATGATAATTCAAGTTTTTAATGATATAATTTCTTGGCTTGATGAGCACTGTATAAAAAATACTTCCCAGTGA